One window from the genome of Bdellovibrio sp. NC01 encodes:
- a CDS encoding Dps family protein: MLDPKPTLQRYHENFLGLSSIERIRNADILSNLLSDSYFMLLKTQNCHWNVTGPTFKSLHQLFEEQYKELFKAIDEIAERIRGLGEYTPASFIDFSERSQIKERREHADYMDMLRDLGVSTQIMINRLRDFIRDIDTSEDSVTHDLLVRRLAVHEKNLWMIQSFTS; encoded by the coding sequence ATGCTAGATCCAAAACCGACACTGCAAAGATACCACGAAAATTTTTTGGGTTTATCTTCGATTGAACGAATCAGAAACGCCGACATCTTGTCGAATTTGTTGTCTGATTCCTACTTCATGCTTTTAAAAACTCAAAACTGTCATTGGAACGTCACAGGTCCAACCTTCAAATCTCTTCATCAGCTTTTTGAAGAACAATATAAAGAGTTATTCAAGGCGATTGATGAAATCGCAGAACGTATTCGCGGCTTGGGCGAATACACTCCGGCAAGTTTTATTGATTTTTCAGAACGTTCGCAAATCAAAGAACGTCGCGAGCATGCTGATTATATGGATATGTTGCGTGATTTGGGTGTGTCGACTCAGATTATGATCAATCGCTTGCGCGACTTCATTCGTGATATCGACACTTCTGAAGATTCAGTGACACATGATTTGTTAGTGCGTCGCTTGGCCGTCCATGAGAAGAATCTGTGGATGATTCAATCTTTCACGAGCTAA